In the genome of Acidobacteriota bacterium, one region contains:
- a CDS encoding ABC transporter transmembrane domain-containing protein — translation MKDFRILLKNVRPYAGLFAIAFLLMIFVGVFEAGRTALLKSIIDELPGASNGPTTGPASFVDARRYLPQNVEALPIIAILLVGFTVIRAASEYLSSVLMWRIGVSAVVDLRQRLYDHILQQSSEFFTDHPTNQLTTHILSDAEKVQVSVSTLLADMLREGLTFLSLLALVFILEWKLTLVVLIVGPLVYVLTSRFGKKLRRIAHWTQEGIEDVLDVSQETIAGHRIVKAFGMEGFEQRRFRDALHRLASHQVRAARVVFLSSPILELVGVVLAAGFVLYANREIEAGRMTIGTFASYIVAMLGMYDPLRRLSRIQNHFQQSFAAISRIYTLLNTHTEKRDRPDSIDLPPLRERVEFRGVSFRYQDSNDWILRNVNLEVNRGEVVALVGLSGAGKSTLTSLLMRFYDPTRGGILIDGADIRDARLASLRAQIALVTQEVILFNDSIVSNIAYGGGDSDRAKIEAAARAAYAHDFIIERGGYDTLIGERGVKLSGGERQRLAIARAILKDAPILVLDEATSALDTQSERWVQRALANLMQGRTTIVIAHRLTTIHRADKIVVLDRGRVVDAGTHDQLMSRGGIYRDLYELQFSDDLIGEEREAVRSP, via the coding sequence ATGAAAGATTTCCGCATACTCCTCAAGAACGTCAGACCTTACGCCGGACTGTTTGCGATAGCTTTCCTGTTGATGATCTTTGTCGGGGTGTTTGAAGCCGGCCGAACCGCGCTGCTGAAATCCATCATTGACGAATTGCCCGGCGCCTCGAACGGTCCAACCACTGGTCCCGCCTCGTTTGTCGATGCACGCAGGTACTTGCCACAGAACGTAGAAGCGTTGCCTATCATCGCGATCCTGCTCGTGGGGTTTACCGTCATTCGCGCTGCGTCGGAATATCTCTCGAGCGTCTTGATGTGGCGTATTGGCGTTAGCGCGGTGGTCGACCTTCGGCAGAGGCTGTACGATCATATCCTTCAGCAGTCCAGCGAGTTTTTCACCGACCATCCGACCAACCAACTGACGACTCATATCCTAAGCGACGCCGAGAAGGTGCAGGTGTCTGTTTCGACGCTGCTGGCCGATATGCTGCGTGAGGGGCTGACTTTTCTGTCGCTGCTCGCCCTGGTCTTCATTCTCGAATGGAAGCTTACTCTGGTGGTATTGATTGTGGGACCGCTCGTGTATGTGCTGACATCCAGGTTTGGCAAAAAGCTCAGAAGGATTGCACACTGGACTCAGGAAGGAATTGAAGACGTCCTCGACGTCTCGCAGGAGACCATAGCGGGGCACCGTATTGTGAAGGCATTCGGAATGGAGGGCTTCGAGCAGCGCCGCTTCCGCGATGCGCTCCACCGGCTGGCAAGTCATCAGGTTCGCGCGGCCAGAGTTGTCTTTTTGTCGTCGCCGATTCTGGAGCTGGTCGGCGTGGTATTGGCCGCCGGGTTCGTTCTTTATGCCAACCGGGAGATCGAAGCGGGGAGGATGACGATCGGAACCTTTGCGTCGTATATCGTCGCAATGCTCGGCATGTACGACCCGTTGCGGCGGCTGTCGCGAATTCAGAACCACTTCCAGCAATCATTTGCGGCGATATCGCGAATATACACGCTGCTGAACACCCACACCGAAAAGCGCGACCGGCCTGATTCGATAGATTTGCCGCCGCTGCGAGAACGGGTCGAGTTTCGCGGCGTTTCGTTCAGGTATCAAGATTCGAACGACTGGATCTTGAGGAATGTGAACCTCGAAGTGAACAGGGGTGAAGTCGTTGCGCTGGTCGGTCTGTCGGGCGCCGGCAAGTCTACTCTGACTAGTCTGCTGATGAGGTTCTATGATCCTACGAGGGGCGGGATATTGATCGATGGCGCGGACATCCGGGACGCGAGACTTGCGAGCCTGCGCGCGCAGATCGCTCTTGTTACCCAGGAAGTCATTCTGTTCAACGACTCGATTGTCAGCAACATCGCATATGGCGGCGGGGACTCTGATCGAGCGAAGATCGAAGCCGCTGCTCGCGCTGCCTACGCGCACGACTTTATAATCGAGCGCGGCGGCTACGACACGCTGATCGGGGAGCGAGGCGTGAAGCTCTCGGGCGGCGAACGTCAGCGGCTTGCGATAGCCCGCGCCATTTTGAAGGACGCGCCGATCCTGGTGCTCGACGAGGCGACTTCTGCGCTCGACACACAATCCGAGCGCTGGGTTCAGCGCGCGCTTGCGAACCTGATGCAAGGCCGAACGACTATCGTGATAGCGCACCGGCTGACGACGATTCACCGGGCAGACAAGATCGTCGTGCTCGATCGCGGCCGAGTGGTGGATGCAGGGACGCACGATCAGTTGATGTCCCGCGGAGGGATCTATCGCGACCTGTATGAGCTTCAGTTTTCCGACGATCTGATTGGCGAAGAAAGGGAAGCGGTCCGTAGTCCGTAA